In Pseudomonadota bacterium, the sequence ACGCGTCGTTCGACCGGGCGCGGGCCTGGCAGGAACTGGACATGCTCTTCCTCGGCCAGTGGGACGACGGGATGGTGCCGAGCATCGTCTTCCACAAGCCGGCGGAGAACTACTACCCCGGGCCCGCCGTGTGGGGTACCCGCCACATGCCGCCCACGACCGGGATCACCCAGCCGCCGGTCGCGGCGACCGCGGCGCGGGTGCTGCTGCAATCCGGCGGCGAACAGGCCCAGTCGCAGGAGCGGGCGCGCGGCCTCTTCCCCAAGCTGCTCGCCAGTCATCGCTGGTGGCACGAGACGCGCGACCCGGACGCATCCGGCCTCGTCACCATCGTCCATCCCTGGGAGACCGGCCGCGACAACTCCCCGGAATGGGACGAGCCGCTGGCCCGCATCGAGCCGAGGGTCGAGGTCAGCCGGCTCCGCAAGGACAAGACCCACGTCAATGCCTCCGAGCGGCCGACGGACGATTTCTACAATCGCGTCATGACGCTGGTGGAAGACGCAAAGGCGCTCGGGTGGCGCGGCGAGGACGTCGCTCGAAGGTCGTCGTTCCGGGTGTGCGACATCGGCATACAGTCGATCCTGCTGCGCGCCGATCGCGACCTCCTTGCCATGGCGCGACACTTCGGCCTCGCCCGTGAAGCCGACGCGATCGCCCAGTGGATCGAGCGGAGCCTGAGAGCGTTTCCGCGCCTGCTCCATCAGGACGGCATCTATCGTTCGCTCGACCATCGCACCGGCGAGCTGGCTCCGATCGCGACCTCCGCCGGTTTCCTGCCGCTCTATGCGCGGGCGGCGAGCGCCGCCGAGGCGGGGGTGCTCTCTGACCATCTGCATGGCTGGGCGGGTTCCGTCCGCTATCTCGTCCCCAGCACCGCCCCCAGCGCGGAGGCCTTCGACCCCGTGCGCTATTGGCGTGGTCCGACATGGCTGCCGATCAACCGGATCCTCGCCGACGGCTTCGCCGCCTATGGCGATATCGCGACCGCGACACGCATCCGCCGAGACTCTCGCCACCTGGTCGAGAGCGTGGGGCTTTGGGAATACTATCATCCCATGACCGGTGCCGGGCTCGGCGGCGGCGAATTCTCCTGGACCGCGGCGATGTGGCTCGCCTGGATCGGAAACGATTCTCAGCCGGACATCCTCACCGAAGTCTGAGGTGCAAGCCGGCTCCTGAATGCCGAGCCGGCCTCTGCGAAGCTTGCTATCCTCGCCCTCAGCCGGGATAGGAAGCACGCGATGAGCATTCGGTTGAGCCTCGCCGAGATCAACCGCCTGAGCCTGGAGGCACTCCTGGGCTCCGGCGCCGACCGGCGCAACGCCGAGCCGGTGGCGCGCTCGATCGAGGATGCCGAGGCCGAAGGCATCCCCAATGTGGGATTGAGCTATCTCACGCATTATTGCGAGGATCTGCGACGCGGCCGGATCAATGGCAAAGCCATACAGAATGTGGAGCAGATCACCAGCGCGGCGATCCGGGTCGACGGCGACTACGGTTTCGCGCATGCGGCGTTCATCGCCGCCGAGTCCGCCTTCCTCGCCTCAGTCGAAAACGCCGGGTTCGCCTGCCTGGCAATCCGGCATTCCTACATGGCCGGTGTCGTCGGCTGGTTCGTCGACCGCTTGGCGCGCCGGGGTTTGGTTGCGCTCGCCTTCGGCAACTCGCCGTCGATGGTGGCGCCCTTCGGCGGCAAGCGGCGCTTCTTCGGCACCAACCCCATGGCCTTCGCCGCCCCGCGCGCATCGGCGCCGCCGCTCGTCGTCGATCTCTCCACGAGCGTGACCGCAAGGGTGAACGTGGTCCAGGCCGCCGCCGCCGGCGGCCCGATACCGGAGGGATGGGCGCTGGACGAGGACGGCAGACCCACGACCGACCCTGCTCGCGCGCTCGCCGGCACAGTGGCCCCGCTCGGCGGCTACAAGGGGACCTGCCTTGCGATCATGGTCGATGTGCTGGCGGCGGGGCTCACTGGCTCCAACTGGGCGCACGAAGCCGAAGTGATCCGCGCCGATCCCGGCGGGCCGCCCGGCGTGGGCCAGATGCTGCTCGCCTTCTCGCCCGATCGGCTGGGGGCACCGGCGCTGGCGGGCCGGCTCGAGAAAATGCTGGCTGCCATGTGCGCGGATGAAGGTGTGCGGATACCCGGCGACCGGCGCCATGCACACCGTCTGCAAGCGGAACGCGACGGCATCGTCGTCGCCAGCTCCTTGCACCAGAAGCTTGTAAACTACGCCGGCTGAGCGGCGGTCGGCCTCGGATTGCAGAGTACAAGCGGAGTGGACCCTGAATGACCAAGCATGCGAGCGCCTATGAAGGAGGCTGCCTCTGCGGCGCCATCCGCTTTCGCTGCCGGGTGGGCGAGCCGCCGAGCACTTACTATTGCCATTGCCGCATGTGCCAGAAGGCGAGCGGTGCGCCGGTGGTCGCTTGGGCCAGCTTCCCGGCGGAGCGGGTGGAATTCGTCAAGGGATCGCCCGCCTGGCATCGGTCCTCGGCGATGGTCATGCGTGGGTTTTGCGCCCATTGCGGTACGCCCTTGGTTTGGCAGGCCGAGACCGGTAAGAACCAGCTGGCCTTGACCCTCGCCACCTTCGACGAGCCCGATCAGCTACCGCCGAAGATCCATGTCTGGACCGAGAGCAAGATGCAGTGGTTTGCCATTAATGACGGCTTGCCGCTGCACCCGCAGCGGGCGAGCAACTAGCAGCCTCAGACCGATTCCTTGCCTTCGGCTTCGGCCTCGGCGCTGTACGCGTATTCGACGATGCCGCGCGGCGGCTTCTGGATCGTCTGCCAATCCTGGAAATCCATCTCGGCCTGCCGGCAGGCGGCCTCGAAGGTCGGCTGGCCGTAGAATTCGTGCCAGTTGTCGACGAGATCGTCGACCTCCTCCAGCTCGAGCACGCCCGTCTCGTGCAAGGTCGCCTTTAGATAATCGAGGAAACGGATCTTGAGAGCCATGCTGGAATTGGCGACGAAGTTGACGGCACCAGCGATATAACCCAGCAGATACAGCTTCTGCTGCACGGTACGGCCGAAGCCCCTTGGCGCGCCGGAGCGGGCGCGCTGCACGAAGATCGTAAGCTTGCCCAGATGCTCGTCGGTGACGGTCCTCAGCTTGCGCCAAGTCCCGCCGAAGCTGGGCGCGGGCGGCGGCGCGCTCGGCGGTTCCGCCGCCGGCGCCATCGAGCGGAGCGTACTCAGAATGCTCTCTCGCTGCTCGCCGTGCAGGCTGCGCGAGGCCGCATGCAGCCAATAGCCGACCCGCTCCAGCATGGTGGAGAGGCTGGCACCCTTGATCAGGAAATCGTCGCCGCCGGCCTCCATGCATTCCAGCAAGACCGGCAGCCGCGCACCCTCGGTGTAGAAGATGACGGTGATCGAACGACCGAACCGGTCGCGCAGCTTTTGGCAGACTTCCGGGCCGCTCATGCCGGGCAGCCTTACATCGAGAATGACCGCCCGCGGCACATGCATCTTCAGGAGATTGAGCGCCTCTTCGCCGGTCTCCGCGCCGAGCACGCGGTACTCGGCGAGCTTGAGGGCCTCGACGTAGAGACGGCGCTGCGAGAATTCGTCCTCGACCACCAGGATCAGGTCCTGGCTCACTGCGGGGACCCACCCTTGCCCCTCGCGCCGACCGCAGGTGCCTGGATATCCCGACATTCCTCGCTGAGCTGAGCCAGCGCATGATCGAGGATGCCGCGCGTGCCGGCCACGAGATCCCGCGCCTTGGCATCGGCGCGGTCGTGGCACGCATCAAGGATCGTTCGGCCGCGCTCCGCCAGCTCGCCGAGGCCGAAGGTCTTGGCAGCACCGGCAAGCCGATGGGCATGAAAGGCCACGTCGTCCATGGCAGCCGACGCGGCCGCGCGTTCGAGTTCGGCCAGATAGCGCGGCGCATCTTCGAGGAAATGCGCCGCAATCTCCTGGAACACCGTGGCTCCGAGCCGCGCCGCGAGCTCGCGCCCATGGCTTCGCGGCTGATCGTCTTGCCGCGACGAGCCGACCCGCGCCAAGCCGGCCTTCGTCCATTTGGCGATGACCGCTTGCAGCTTCGCCTCGGCAATGGGCTTGGCGATGACCTCGTTGACCCCGGCGGCAAGGCAGCGCTCGACCGTATCCTCGAACGGATCGCCGGTCAGCACCACGATCGGGATGGCTGCGCGCCGCCCCGACAGCGCCCGGATGGCGCTGGCCGCCTCGGCCCCGCCGAGGCCCGGCATGTGCAGGTCCATCATGACGAGGTCGTAGCGCATGAGGCGGACCGCTTCGACGGCTTCCCGGCCGTTCTCCGCGAGGTCCACCTGACAGCCCAACCCATCGAGCATGGCGGTCAAGAGAAGCCGGCTGCTCCGATCGTCTTCCGCCACCAGAATTCGCACTGCGCCCCAGCTCCCCAAACCACCCGAACCAGGCGTCGTGCCCAGCATGCAATTGACGGCAAGCTAGCTCGAAGCGAGGGCGGCGGGCAAATCCCGAGCCCCTAGACGACGCGTGCGGCTCGGCCTGCGGTGCCGGCTAACGCAGACCTGGAGAGCGCCCCTCGCACGCGGCCTGCACCGCTCCTCC encodes:
- a CDS encoding GFA family protein, yielding MTKHASAYEGGCLCGAIRFRCRVGEPPSTYYCHCRMCQKASGAPVVAWASFPAERVEFVKGSPAWHRSSAMVMRGFCAHCGTPLVWQAETGKNQLALTLATFDEPDQLPPKIHVWTESKMQWFAINDGLPLHPQRASN
- a CDS encoding neutral trehalase, producing the protein MKQAERKASDLDASAHAILSANDRGGYSVPNGKVYPFQWNWDAAFIAFGYASFDRARAWQELDMLFLGQWDDGMVPSIVFHKPAENYYPGPAVWGTRHMPPTTGITQPPVAATAARVLLQSGGEQAQSQERARGLFPKLLASHRWWHETRDPDASGLVTIVHPWETGRDNSPEWDEPLARIEPRVEVSRLRKDKTHVNASERPTDDFYNRVMTLVEDAKALGWRGEDVARRSSFRVCDIGIQSILLRADRDLLAMARHFGLAREADAIAQWIERSLRAFPRLLHQDGIYRSLDHRTGELAPIATSAGFLPLYARAASAAEAGVLSDHLHGWAGSVRYLVPSTAPSAEAFDPVRYWRGPTWLPINRILADGFAAYGDIATATRIRRDSRHLVESVGLWEYYHPMTGAGLGGGEFSWTAAMWLAWIGNDSQPDILTEV
- a CDS encoding response regulator, whose translation is MRILVAEDDRSSRLLLTAMLDGLGCQVDLAENGREAVEAVRLMRYDLVMMDLHMPGLGGAEAASAIRALSGRRAAIPIVVLTGDPFEDTVERCLAAGVNEVIAKPIAEAKLQAVIAKWTKAGLARVGSSRQDDQPRSHGRELAARLGATVFQEIAAHFLEDAPRYLAELERAAASAAMDDVAFHAHRLAGAAKTFGLGELAERGRTILDACHDRADAKARDLVAGTRGILDHALAQLSEECRDIQAPAVGARGKGGSPQ
- a CDS encoding Ldh family oxidoreductase translates to MSIRLSLAEINRLSLEALLGSGADRRNAEPVARSIEDAEAEGIPNVGLSYLTHYCEDLRRGRINGKAIQNVEQITSAAIRVDGDYGFAHAAFIAAESAFLASVENAGFACLAIRHSYMAGVVGWFVDRLARRGLVALAFGNSPSMVAPFGGKRRFFGTNPMAFAAPRASAPPLVVDLSTSVTARVNVVQAAAAGGPIPEGWALDEDGRPTTDPARALAGTVAPLGGYKGTCLAIMVDVLAAGLTGSNWAHEAEVIRADPGGPPGVGQMLLAFSPDRLGAPALAGRLEKMLAAMCADEGVRIPGDRRHAHRLQAERDGIVVASSLHQKLVNYAG
- a CDS encoding response regulator, with the protein product MSQDLILVVEDEFSQRRLYVEALKLAEYRVLGAETGEEALNLLKMHVPRAVILDVRLPGMSGPEVCQKLRDRFGRSITVIFYTEGARLPVLLECMEAGGDDFLIKGASLSTMLERVGYWLHAASRSLHGEQRESILSTLRSMAPAAEPPSAPPPAPSFGGTWRKLRTVTDEHLGKLTIFVQRARSGAPRGFGRTVQQKLYLLGYIAGAVNFVANSSMALKIRFLDYLKATLHETGVLELEEVDDLVDNWHEFYGQPTFEAACRQAEMDFQDWQTIQKPPRGIVEYAYSAEAEAEGKESV